A window of Gambusia affinis linkage group LG03, SWU_Gaff_1.0, whole genome shotgun sequence genomic DNA:
ATAACAATAATAGGAGAAAAATATACAGAGGAAACACTGAAATCTCCTTGCagatgttcctttttttttcgttttgcAAATGTGTCTCAAATTCCTGAGCATTGTGGATTTGGCGTCTGCCCTCATAATCCTCCCTGCTGTTAAGACATCAAATGTTGCCATTCCTCTTTGGCTGTCCTCCTAAGGGACACAATGACTGGATCACAGGGGGTGTTTAGGTCTTGATTTATGAGAGCTTGTGGGATCtgcaagagagagagacaccACTCTCTCAGAGGCAGCACTCAAGTCACTTAACTTCCAGGTCTGACAGTGCTCACGTTTCTTTGTGAACTgtatgggatttttttgtgattatttttttatcttttgtcgCCTTTTGAAAAATATCCAACAAGGCTTTATTTGGGACAAACCAAGAACTGCTAGAAAAAGTTCATTTGGcaaaataatgttaattatctaaactttttttttctcagctttctTCTTAGATGATTGCATttcaaattcatgtttttagaAACCAGGAGGATATTTTGctcatcttctgtttttgtgttttttaatcttctttcaTCCAGATAATATCATGGATCTAGGCATGGGAAGCGAGAAGACAAGCTCAGACATACAGTATGGATCCAGCTTCCAGTCCAACCGCAGTGGTCAGACTGTCACGTATCTGGGGAAGTTCGCCTTTGACACTCCTCCTTCAGGTGGCATCGGCGGCTCTGGCTGGTGCCCCGACAACAACATCATAAGCCTCGTCAGTGCGGGCATTTTGGGCGTCTCTCCATCACCCGGCACGGTAACGACGCAGACGCCGTCCTCTGCAGCAAACATGGGTGGACAATCGTCAGACATGGAGCAAGTATATGGTCCTCCGCTGCCTGCCTATTCCACGTGCAGCGACCTGTACCAGGATCAGGTCTCCTTCCACCACAGCCCTGCCACCAGCACGGCTCTCGCCTACCCTGGAAATGAATATCACTCAACGTCCAAAGCCCCCATGGATGGCAGCCTTTTTTCCATGATCCCTGACTACAACCTCTTTCATCATCAGGGAGAGGTTGGTGTCATGGAGCACAAACCCTTCCAGACCATGGACCCTATCAGAGTCAACCCTCCGCCAATCACACCGCTGGAGACCATCAGAGCATTCAAAGACAAGCAACAAAT
This region includes:
- the egr3 gene encoding early growth response protein 3 isoform X2; its protein translation is MFFFSWKGFLTKITENRLIPLHEIDNIMDLGMGSEKTSSDIQYGSSFQSNRSGQTVTYLGKFAFDTPPSGGIGGSGWCPDNNIISLVSAGILGVSPSPGTVTTQTPSSAANMGGQSSDMEQVYGPPLPAYSTCSDLYQDQVSFHHSPATSTALAYPGNEYHSTSKAPMDGSLFSMIPDYNLFHHQGEVGVMEHKPFQTMDPIRVNPPPITPLETIRAFKDKQQIHPGFIGGQQHQPQHHPPPQTLTLKPIRPRKYPNRPSKTPVHERPHACPAENCDRRFSRSDELTRHLRIHTGHKPFQCRICMRSFSRSDHLTTHIRTHTGEKPFSCEFCGRKFARSDERKRHAKVHLKQKDKKQADKSSGAAGSHSTPPGSCGGPAVGAS